One Huiozyma naganishii CBS 8797 chromosome 5, complete genome DNA segment encodes these proteins:
- the ELP6 gene encoding Elongator subunit ELP6 (similar to Saccharomyces cerevisiae ELP6 (YMR312W); ancestral locus Anc_5.3) encodes MPAVQRQELVLYSDHSVFGDVLLDGSHRRLACVTATMAAQPLWLLAQLVEAATSVNRGGGGSAAASSVVVASFAHDATHFQAALQRAKVPPTSCLVVDWLTDFVVGAAAPSRVAERGGRIKWLHALLEEIPPVAPVSGDDHRSMVLLEQPEVLLSLIEGLTADELLHHFILPLQRRCGLLVVCSAVDPAGESPEGPHAVEWRRFVTSLLYMSTINLQLQPLATGHARDVTGVLHVTKGAMAPADGVKTHCVEASLFYLTEKDSTKLFYN; translated from the coding sequence ATGCCTGCTGTTCAGAGACAGGAGCTGGTGCTGTACAGCGACCACTCCGTGTTCGGAGACGTGTTGCTCGACGGGTCGCACCGGCGGCTCGCGTGCGTGACCGCGACGATGGCCGCGCAGCCACTGTGGTTGCTCGCACAGCTCGTCGAGGCGGCCACATCTGTAAACcgcggcggcggcggctCAGCCGCCGCCTCCAGTGTCGTTGTTGCGTCGTTCGCACACGATGCCACACACTTCCAAGCAGCGTTGCAGCGTGCGAAGGTCCCCCCCACAAGCTGCCTCGTCGTCGACTGGCTCACTGATTTCGTCGTGGGGGCCGCTGCACCATCGAGGGTTGCCGAGCGCGGTGGGCGCATCAAGTGGCTACACGCGCTGCTTGAGGAGATTCCCCCAGTTGCCCCTGTTTCTGGTGACGACCATCGCTCAATGGTCCTCCTGGAACAACCAGAGGTCTTGCTGTCCCTCATAGAGGGGCTCACCGCGGACGAGCTGCTCCACCACTTCATTCTGCCCTTGCAGAGACGCTGCGGGCTGCTCGTCGTCTGTTCCGCAGTGGACCCAGCCGGGGAGTCCCCCGAGGGACCACACGCGGTCGAATGGCGCAGGTTCGTCACGTCGTTACTGTACATGTCCACTATAAACTTGCAATTGCAGCCGCTGGCTACGGGCCACGCGAGGGACGTCACGGGCGTCCTGCACGTCACTAAGGGCGCCATGGCCCCGGCAGACGGTGTCAAGACACACTGCGTCGAGGCGTCCCTCTTCTACCTCACAGAGAAGGACTCAACAAAGTTGTTCTACAATTAA
- the ZUO1 gene encoding zuotin (similar to Saccharomyces cerevisiae ZUO1 (YGR285C); ancestral locus Anc_5.4), which produces MLSLPALKEDITVSVVAGAQLTAAERRPLEPVGRHFLQHATRTLRNHTWSEFEKIQAAENVQAVDGAGAADPDELLFDTELADETLLEHDARDWKTADLYAAMGLSQLRYRATDVQIVKAHRKQVVKYHPDKQSAAGAAENDAFFKIIQKAFETLTDRTKRMQYDSCDFVADVEPPVGKPGAAGYDFFEAWAPVFASEARFSKKQPVPELGDDSADQKTVEAFYGFWHRFDSWRTFEFLDEDVPDDSSNRDHKRYIERKNKAARDKKKTADNARLVKLVERAMNEDPRIRRFKEEAKKLKEQKKWDREAGARAEAAAKEAAEREAAEKAALEAEQAAAAKMDKKKLKEAAKAAKKKNKRALRNAGKDNEYFGDAAADHDAVDAQIALIVDTLSDDQLAETVAAVKQDAKQALQTAAKNAVDTKQLTAALVSYFI; this is translated from the coding sequence ATGCTATCCCTTCCTGCGTTGAAAGAGGACATTactgtttctgttgttgccgGTGCGCAATTGACTGCCGCTGAGCGCCGCCCACTGGAGCCCGTGGGGCGCCACTTCCTGCAGCACGCTACACGGACGCTTCGCAACCACACATGGTCCGAGTTTGAGAAGATCCAGGCCGCTGAGAACGTGCAGGCCGTGGACGGTGCTGGTGCCGCTGACCCAGACGAGTTGTTGTTCGACACGGAGCTTGCTGACGAGACTCTGTTGGAGCACGACGCGAGGGACTGGAAGACCGCGGACTTGTACGCCGCGATGGGGCTTTCCCAGTTGAGGTACCGTGCCACTGATGTGCAGATTGTGAAGGCGCACAGGAAACAGGTGGTCAAGTACCACCCTGACAAGCAGAGTGCTGCCGGTGCCGCTGAGAACGAtgctttcttcaagatcatTCAGAAGGCGTTTGAGACTTTGACTGACCGCACGAAGCGGATGCAGTACGACTCGTGTGATTTCGTCGCTGACGTCGAACCACCAGTGGGGAAACCCGGTGCCGCTGGTTACGATTTCTTCGAGGCTTGGGCACCTGTGTTTGCCTCTGAGGCTCgtttctcgaagaaacaACCTGTTCCTGAGTTGGGCGACGACTCCGCTGACCAGAAGACCGTCGAGGCATTCTACGGGTTCTGGCACCGGTTCGACTCCTGGAGGACCTTTGAGTTCCTCGACGAGGATGTCCCAGACGATTCCTCGAACAGAGACCACAAGCGGTACATTGAGCGTAAGAACAAGGCCGCTagggacaagaagaagactgCTGACAACGCACGTCTCGTGAAGCTCGTCGAGCGTGCGATGAACGAGGACCCACGGATCCGCcggttcaaagaagaggcGAAGAAGCTGAAGGAGCAAAAGAAGTGGGACCGTGAGGCCGGTGCCCGTGCTGAGGCCGCCGCTAAGGAGGCCGCGGAGCGTGAGGCCGCCGAGAAGGCTGCCCTAGAGGCAGAACAGGCTGCGGCTGCTAAgatggacaagaagaagttgaaggaggcTGCGAAGGCcgcgaagaagaagaacaagcGTGCTCTGAGGAACGCCGGGAAGGACAACGAGTACTTCGGCGACGCTGCTGCTGACCACGACGCCGTGGACGCTCAAATCGCGCTGATCGTGGACACTTTGTCGGACGACCAACTTGCTGAGACCGTTGCCGCTGTGAAACAAGACGCCAAACAGGCATTGCAGACCGCCGCGAAGAACGCCGTCGACACAAAGCAACTGACCGCCGCGCTCGTCTCGTACTtcatttga
- the GLC8 gene encoding PP1-complex regulatory subunit GLC8 (similar to Saccharomyces cerevisiae GLC8 (YMR311C); ancestral locus Anc_5.6) translates to MGGILKNPLPREQVTKENEDESLVAFRKRVFDNTQLNAKLSSHQNSKQFNAHVPRDTISLKHAKEHGEGQEAEGAEEGEDLRWNHKNLEDNEVTKQQFQDIHIDEPKTPYQGAVDPQGEYYRVDDEDDLNNFTLGEAEVEVPSREETPSDNAEEEESQGDQDPEEETPEARHKRFEEMRKKHYNVREIFQHKKQPEEDEEEEDDDENSKTDS, encoded by the coding sequence ATGGGAGGAATACTGAAGAACCCGTTACCCAGGGAGCAAGTGACGAAGGAGAACGAGGACGAGTCGTTGGTGGCGTTCCGGAAGCGGGTGTTTGACAACACGCAGTTGAACGCCAAGTTGTCCTCGCACCAGAACAGCAAGCAGTTCAACGCTCATGTGCCTCGGGACACGATATCGCTGAAGCACGCGAAGGAGCATGGCGAGGGGCAAGAGGCAGAAGGCGCGGAGGAAGGGGAGGATCTGAGGTGGAACCACAAGAACTTGGAGGACAACGAGGTGACGAAACAGCAGTTCCAGGATATCCACATCGACGAGCCCAAGACACCGTACCAGGGTGCGGTGGACCCGCAGGGGGAGTACTACCGTgtggacgacgaggacgatttgaacaatttcacCTTGGGAGAGGCAGAAGTGGAGGTTCCTTCGAGAGAAGAGACACCCAGTGATAAtgcagaagaggaagagtCCCAAGGCGATCAAGAtccagaggaggagaccCCGGAGGCGCGACACAAGCGGTTTGAggagatgaggaagaagcATTACAATGTGCGGGAAATCTTTCAGCACAAGAAACAGCCggaagaagacgaagaagaagaagacgacgacgagaacaGCAAGACTGACTCGTGA
- the KNAG0E01240 gene encoding RNA methyltransferase (similar to Saccharomyces cerevisiae YGR283C and YMR310C; ancestral locus Anc_5.7), producing the protein MTATKRVLDSQEGPARKQRGAAVHPRVSLCVCAAAVVGNCQNLEQITHKVYELARAASMYNVREVVVLSLDPPRTAGTSKGEKLSDSMLVATLLQYFVTPPYLVRSVFKKRFHKYFQHAEKLPRLAQLPFMRQDTPREGKSRYREGVSVAMERPAKMSKQKQFQQTKYVNVGASELLELRAQLVPLNVRVTVDVVEHKIVSPAEAYGDHVGAEAAFGYHVRVADTLVDLFLKSPCNYVQTLWCAAEEYWQGQGRHHSSHGSPTAVSAAGIVREGDLLLIVGKWDHLRASLARGQDQLAEGEGEEAETPAVSSPGQLLDGELLLPAAVMRGNMPTADATLAALTRLECMLERE; encoded by the coding sequence ATGACGGCGACGAAACGTGTGTTGGATTCTCAAGAGGGTCCCGCTAGGAAGCAGCGCGGTGCCGCTGTGCATCCTCGTGTGTCGCTGTGCGTGTGTGCCGCAGCGGTCGTGGGGAACTGTCAGAACTTGGAGCAGATCACGCACAAAGTGTACGAATTGGCGCGTGCTGCGTCGATGTACAACGTGCGGGAAGTCGTGGTGCTGTCACTGGACCCACCCAGAACTGCGGGGACCTCGAAGGGTGAGAAGTTGAGCGACTCGATGCTCGTCGCTACGTTGTTGCAGTACTTCGTCACGCCGCCGTACCTCGTGCGCAGCGTGTTCAAGAAACGGTTCCATAAGTACTTCCAGCACGCTGAGAAGTTGCCCCGGTTGGCACAGTTGCCCTTCATGAGGCAGGATACACCACGAGAGGGGAAGTCCCGGTACAGGGAAGGTGTGAGTGTTGCGATGGAGCGGCCCGCGAAGATGAGCAAGCAAAAACAGTTCCAACAGACGAAGTACGTGAACGTTGGGGCCTCTGAGTTACTAGAACTGCGTGCACAGTTGGTACCGTTGAACGTGAGGGTCACCGTGGACGTTGTCGAACACAAGATTGTGTCCCCGGCGGAGGCGTATGGTGACCATGTTGGAGCTGAGGCCGCGTTTGGCTACCATGTCCGTGTAGCAGACACGCTCGTGGACTTGTTCCTGAAGAGTCCCTGCAACTACGTACAGACACTGTGGTGTGCCGCGGAGGAGTACTGGCAGGGCCAGGGGAGGCACCACTCTAGTCACGGATCACCAACCGCTGTGTCAGCGGCCGGTATTGTGCGCGAGGGAGACCTTCTGTTGATTGTGGGCAAATGGGACCACCTCCGTGCGAGTCTTGCCCGTGGACAGGACCAATTGGCCGAGGGCGAGGGCGAGGAAGCAGAGACACCGGCAGTGTCATCCCCTGGACAGTTACTCGACGGGGAACTTCTTTTGCCCGCAGCGGTGATGCGTGGGAACATGCCCACTGCAGATGCCACTCTTGCTGCCTTGACCCGCCTGGAGTGCATGCTGGAGAGGGAGTAG
- the NIP1 gene encoding translation initiation factor eIF3 core subunit c (similar to Saccharomyces cerevisiae NIP1 (YMR309C); ancestral locus Anc_5.9) encodes MSRFFAATVYESDSSSEESDLLSSSSEDDLMLSSSSSSSAGESEGEEDEDHDTFFESDSEQVSDQDDDEDAKPYGPDWFKKAAFRTGAGKSAGANRFLKGSRDSDDDSDGGDGSGMDDDDEDGGKKVVKSAKDKLLDELYSVGDAVDAAVNAGDWAAVSNEFDTANRLLIRTQQQNMRIPNVFVCILAQLEDALTATPQDNAMPKPVARAHNIVKQRVKKTAKEYEEFLKLYRESPEKFTRDLETTEQDLALHDSSSPTPGGTKAINLANLATATSERSFFATLKIVMDSRGKKNAAAQDLIDIIRELLSLTDKPYEIIMAYLSLIPIRFEAAGNLSYQPLDQWANTYEDITKFFDVLEKHIDQYQVSETAVKNENVEQEPEMDASGVKRILGSLFSFVERLDDEWNKSLLNIDPHSSDYLLRLKDEQKIYNLVIRTQVYLAKTGAPAQSLNRALLRRLDHIYYKPTRFIKIVEQHAWEAIEQKGDTSAQKSHYDDAYVFQLVKQLVHDVTKDQHDDAIRTRALLYQIYFVALNEEFQRAKDMLIESHVQARINDFDPTLQILFNRVVVQLGLSAFQSCLIEEAHQVLNELLAASHLREMLGQQSLQRMHSSAAHGPIDATQVVVAPEKQCLPFHQHINLDLIDVVFMTCSLLIEIPQMTAFFSGIKVKRQPFSQKSIRRSLEHHDKSSYQSAPESSRDYVIFAAKAMQQGDWVRCVSYLKAIKTWNLLPNVDEVMNILTKRVKTESLKTYFFTYKRFYSRISVDKLADLFELAPEDVVATLEHTIKELEIAAVAVDSDKRMVVVDRGDEITKLEEVALRLNKEYKINREKYYHR; translated from the coding sequence ATGTCTCGATTTTTTGCTGCTACCGTGTACGAGTCGGATTCGTCGTCGGAGGAGTCCGAtttgttgtcgtcgtcgtcggaGGATGACTTGATGCtttcgtcgtcgtcgtcgtcgtctgCAGGTGAGAGCGAGGGagaggaagacgaagatCATGATACGTTCTTTGAGTCCGATTCGGAACAGGTTTCGGATCaggatgacgacgaggacgcGAAACCTTACGGTCCCGATTGGTTCAAGAAGGCCGCGTTCCGGACAGGTGCAGGGAAGAGTGCTGGGGCGAACAGGTTCTTGAAGGGGAGCCGCGACTCAGATGATGATTCGGACGGTGGTGACGGGTCTGGGAtggacgatgacgacgaggacggTGGGAAGAAAGTCGTCAAGTCTGCAAAGGATAAGTTGTTGGACGAATTGTACTCTGTTGGGGACGCTGTGGATGCAGCCGTTAATGCTGGTGACTGGGCCGCGGTCTCGAACGAGTTTGATACGGCAAACAGATTGCTGATCAGaacgcagcagcagaacATGCGCATCCCTAACGTGTTTGTGTGTATCTTAGCACAATTGGAGGACGCTCTTACTGCAACGCCGCAGGATAATGCTATGCCCAAACCAGTCGCAAGAGCACACAATATCGTCAAACAGCGTGTTAAGAAGACCGCCAAGGAGTACGAAGAGTTCCTGAAATTGTACAGGGAATCACCAGAGAAGTTCACTAGGGACCTAGAGACCACAGAACAGGACCTCGCTTTGCACGATTCCTCGTCTCCAACCCCAGGTGGTACAAAGGCCATCAACTTGGCGAACTTGGCCACGGCCACCTCGGAGAGATCGTTCTTCGCAACGCTCAAGATCGTCATGGACTCGCGcgggaagaagaacgccGCTGCACAGGATTTGATCGACATCATCCGTGAACTGCTCTCGCTGACGGATAAACCGTACGAGATCATCATGGCGTACTTGTCGCTCATCCCGATCCGGTTCGAAGCCGCTGGGAATTTGTCGTACCAGCCGCTTGACCAGTGGGCAAACACGTACGAGGACATCACCAAGTTCTTCGACGTGCTAGAGAAGCACATCGACCAGTACCAGGTCTCAGAGACCGCTGTGAAGAACGAGAACGTCGAACAGGAACCAGAGATGGACGCCAGTGGCGTCAAGCGCATTCTTGGGTCTCTTTTCTCCTTCGTCGAGAGACTTGACGACGAGTGGAACAAATCCTTGTTGAACATCGACCCTCACTCCAGTGACTACCTGTTGCGTTTGAAGGACGAACAAAAGATTTACAACCTTGTCATTAGAACCCAAGTGTACCTGGCAAAGACTGGAGCTCCAGCTCAATCTTTGAACAGGGCTCTTTTGAGAAGACTTGACCACATTTACTACAAACCTACCAGGTTCATCAAGATCGTCGAACAGCACGCCTGGGAAGCGATCGAGCAAAAGGGTGACACTTCCGCGCAGAAGTCCCACTACGACGACGCGTACGTGTTTCAACTGGTGAAGCAATTGGTCCACGACGTGACGAAGGACCAACATGATGACGCAATCAGGACGCGTGCGTTGTTGTACCAGATCTATTTCGTTGCTCTGAACGAGGAGTTTCAGCGCGCGAAAGACATGCTTATCGAGTCGCACGTACAGGCGCGCATCAACGACTTTGACCCAACTCTACAGATCCTGTTCAACCGTGTTGTCGTGCAACTTGGGTTGTCCGCGTTCCAATCGTGTTTGATCGAGGAGGCACACCAAGTGTTGAACGAGCTTCTTGCCGCGTCACATTTGCGTGAGATGCTCGGACAGCAGTCCTTGCAACGGATGCATTCGTCCGCGGCGCACGGGCCCATTGACGCGACTCAGGTCGTCGTCGCCCCCGAAAAGCAATGTCTGCCCTTCCACCAGCACATCAACTTGGATCTCATCGACGTCGTGTTCATGACTTGTTCCTTGCTGATCGAGATCCCTCAGATGACCGCTTTCTTTTCCGGAATCAAAGTGAAACGCCAGCCGTTCAGCCAGAAATCGATCCGTCGTTCGCTCGAACACCACGATAAGTCCTCGTACCAGAGCGCACCAGAATCCTCCCGTGACTACGTCATCTTCGCCGCAAAGGCCATGCAACAGGGTGACTGGGTCCGCTGTGTTTCGTACTTGAAGGCGATTAAGACCTGGAACCTGCTGCCCAACGTCGACGAGGTCATGAACATCCTCACGAAGCGTGTCAAGACGGAGTCCCTAAAGACGTACTTCTTCACGTACAAGCGGTTCTACTCGCGCATCTCTGTGGACAAACTCGCAGACTTGTTCGAGCTCGCACCGGAGGACGTCGTCGCAACGCTGGAGCACACCATCAAGGAGCTCGAGATCGCAGCGGTCGCCGTTGACTCGGACAAGAGAATGGTCGTCGTGGACCGTGGTGACGAAATCACGAAGCTGGAAGAGGTCGCATTGAGACTCAACAAGGAGTACAAAATCAACAGAGAAAAGTACTACCATCGTTAG
- the PSE1 gene encoding importin PSE1 (similar to Saccharomyces cerevisiae PSE1 (YMR308C); ancestral locus Anc_5.11): protein MNSLPAEVTSTLLEILRGFASPDNGIRAAAEKKLNDEWITPENIEVLLVFLAVQAAYAQDFTTAALSAVLFRKLALRAPPASKTVIISKNITHINQESLFTIRKVLLDGFLAERPRDIRHKLSDAIAECAQDELAEWTELTETLLKCLTSADAGYKESSFRILTSVPQLVNTVDISNILPIFEAGFTDGNDEVKIASVTAFVGYFKQLPKQHWSKIGILLPSLLNSLPKFLDDNKDDALAAVLESLIELVELAPRLFKDMFDQIIQFCNILIKNTDLETPARTTALELLTVFSENAPQMCKMNANYASSIVMNTLLMMTEISLDDDDAAEWKESDDTDDEEEVTYDHARQALDRVSLKLGGQYLAPTLFQFLQQMVTSNDWRARFAATMALSSAAEGCQDVLIGEIPKILDMVVPLIADPHPRVQYGCCNVLGQISTDFSPLIQRIAHERILPALISRLTPASCERVQTHAAAALVNFSEQANQKILEPYLDSLLTNLLTLLQSNKLYVQEQALTTIAFIAEAAKTKFIKYYDTLMPLLLNVLKTENQDNNGVLKGKCIECATLIAVAVGKLKFAEHSQELIGLLLAHQNAMVSEDDSIRSYLEHGWGRICRIMGEEFVPLLPVVLPPLLETAKATQDVSLIEEEEAADFQKYVDWDVVQIQGKHIAIHTSVLDDKVSAMELLQLYASILKNLFAGYVQEIMTEIAVPAIDYYLHDGVRATGATLIPILLSSLISATGTNNADAVQLWHLASGKLIGAISTEPMLEITQTYHSAIVDGLAVMGNSPLPEELLQQYTKGASNNLTDVYERVKERHNEADEYNEELDDEYEGFTDEDLLDEINKSLAAIMRANGQTFLPHIQTLWPLINTYLQENELILVLFALVAIGDIIQHYGEVTVSLKDAYVDKIAAYLVSPEPQIRQAAAYILGVCSQYAPSTYGELCISSLNTLVQIVSIPEAKSDENQTATENASAAIAKILSAYDANVPNTESYIESWLKSLPTIVDEEAAGFNYRYLSHLIEANCPLVTGTTIPTIVDSSIQALYHKSVSGKGAELLADSLKKLLSTLSQNDAMSLLANYPPEYLPVIQSYFS, encoded by the coding sequence ATGAACAGTTTACCCGCTGAGGTTACCAGCACGCTGCTGGAGATCCTGCGAGGGTTTGCCTCGCCGGACAACGGGATCAGGGCCGCCGCggagaagaaattgaacgacGAGTGGATCACACCGGAGAACATCGAGGTGCTGCTCGTGTTTCTCGCCGTGCAGGCGGCGTACGCGCAGGATTTCACCACCGCGGCGCTTTCTGCGGTTTTGTTCCGGAAACTCGCGCTTAGGGCACCACCGGCGTCCAAGACGGTCATCATCTCCAAGAATATCACTCACATCAACCAGGAGTCCCTCTTCACGATCCGTAAAGTGCTACTGGATGGGTTTCTCGCTGAACGGCCCAGGGATATCAGACATAAGTTGTCCGATGCGATTGCAGAGTGTGCGCAGGATGAGCTTGCAGAGTGGACTGAGCTTACGGAGACTTTACTCAAGTGTCTGACCAGCGCTGACGCTGGGTACAAGGAGTCCAGCTTCAGGATACTCACGTCCGTGCCCCAATTGGTCAACACAGTCGATATCAGCAACATCTTGCCCATCTTTGAGGCTGGATTTACAGACGGCAACGACGAGGTCAAGATTGCATCAGTGACTGCGTTCGTAGGGTATTTCAAGCAGCTACCCAAGCAACACTGGTCTAAGATCGGCATCCTCCTGCCGAGTCTTCTCAACTCGCTCCCCAAATTCTTAGATGACAATAAGGACGACGCTCTTGCCGCAGTGCTCGAGTCGCTGATAGAGCTCGTCGAACTCGCACCACGGCTCTTCAAGGACATGTTCGACCAAATCATCCAGTTCTGTAACATACTTATCAAGAACACGGACTTGGAGACTCCCGCAAGGACCACGGCGCTAGAGTTGCTCACCGTGTTTAGTGAGAATGCGCCCCAGATGTGCAAAATGAACGCCAACTACGCAAGCTCCATCGTTATGAACACACTGCTCATGATGACCGAAATCTCCctcgatgacgacgacgctGCCGAGTGGAAGGAATCGGACGACAcagatgacgaggaggaggtcACGTACGATCACGCCAGACAGGCACTGGACCGTGTCTCGCTGAAACTGGGTGGACAGTACCTCGCGCCGACTCTGTTCCAATTCCTGCAACAGATGGTCACCTCAAACGACTGGAGGGCACGCTTCGCGGCCACAATGGCACTGTCGTCAGCAGCGGAGGGTTGCCAGGACGTCCTGATAGGAGAGATCCCCAAGATCCTCGACATGGTCGTGCCCCTCATCGCAGATCCACACCCAAGGGTCCAGTACGGCTGTTGTAACGTGCTTGGCCAAATCTCAACAGATTTCTCACCATTGATTCAAAGGATCGCGCACGAAAGGATCCTACCGGCGCTGATCTCACGGCTGACGCCGGCGTCCTGTGAAAGAGTGCAAACGCACGCAGCGGCTGCACTGGTCAACTTCTCAGAACAGGCAAACCAAAAGATCCTCGAACCATACTTGGACAGTCTACTAACCAACTTGCTGACTCTGCTACAGAGCAACAAATTGTACGTCCAAGAGCAAGCACTCACGACTATCGCGTTCATCGCGGAGGCGGCAAAGACGAAATTCATCAAGTATTACGACACGCTGATGCCCTTGTTGCTCAATGTGCTCAAGACGGAGAACCAGGATAATAACGGTGTTTTGAAGGGCAAGTGTATCGAATGTGCCACTTTGATCGCAGTCGCCGTGGGGAAGCTGAAGTTCGCGGAACACTCGCAGGAACTGATTGGCTTGCTACTCGCCCACCAGAACGCAATGGTCTCGGAGGACGATTCGATCAGGTCGTACTTGGAGCACGGATGGGGTAGGATATGTCGTATCATGGGAGAAGAGTTTGTGCCCTTGCTGCCCGTAGTCCTTCCACCACTGCTGGAGACGGCAAAGGCGACACAGGATGTTAGCTTAatcgaggaggaagaggcTGCGGACTTCCAAAAATACGTCGACTGGGACGTGGTCCAAATCCAGGGCAAACATATAGCGATCCACACGTCAGTCTTGGACGATAAAGTGTCCGCAATGGAGCTACTGCAGCTCTACGCGAGCATCCTCAAGAATCTTTTCGCCGGATACGTTCAAGAGATAATGACGGAAATCGCCGTGCCAGCTATCGACTACTACTTGCACGACGGTGTCCGTGCCACGGGCGCCACGTTGATCCCGATCCTACtgtcgtcgttgatctcTGCCACGGGTACAAACAACGCGGATGCTGTGCAACTGTGGCACTTGGCCTCGGGCAAATTGATCGGCGCAATCAGTACGGAACCAATGTTAGAGATCACGCAGACGTATCACAGCGCGATAGTCGACGGTCTCGCAGTGATGGGGAACAGCCCGTTGCCAGAAGAGCTGCTGCAGCAGTACACCAAGGGCGCATCCAACAATTTGACAGACGTGTACGAAAGAGTTAAGGAGCGCCACAACGAGGCTGACGAGTATAACGAGGAACTTGACGACGAGTACGAGGGATTCACAGATGAAGACCTGCTCGACGAAATCAACAAGAGTTTGGCAGCAATCATGAGGGCTAACGGTCAAACGTTCCTTCCTCATATACAGACGTTGTGGCCTCTGATCAACACGTACTTGCAGGAAAATGAACTCATTTTGGTACTCTTCGCATTGGTCGCCATTGGGGATATAATCCAACACTATGGGGAAGTGACGGTAAGTTTGAAGGACGCCTATGTTGACAAGATTGCTGCATACCTGGTGTCGCCGGAACCACAGATTCGTCAAGCCGCCGCGTACATTTTGGGAGTTTGTAGCCAGTACGCCCCATCCACGTATGGGGAACTCTGCATATCGTCGTTGAACACGCTTGTACAGATAGTCAGCATCCCAGAGGCTAAATCAGATGAAAACCAAACCGCCACGGAGAACGCAAGTGCCGCAATTGCCAAAATTCTGTCCGCATACGACGCCAATGTCCCCAATACAGAATCGTACATTGAAAGTTGGCTTAAGTCGCTGCCAACAATTGTCGACGAGGAGGCCGCTGGCTTTAATTATAGATACTTGTCGCACTTGATCGAAGCCAACTGTCCGTTGGTGACTGGAACCACCATTCCAACGATAGTGGACTCCTCTATCCAAGCATTGTACCACAAGTCCGTTTCTGGTAAAGGCGCCGAGCTATTAGCcgactctttgaagaaattgttgAGCACTCTGTCTCAGAATGACGCGATGTCTCTCCTTGCAAACTATCCACCGGAGTACCTGCCTGTTATCCAGTCCTATTTCTCATAG